The Chiloscyllium punctatum isolate Juve2018m chromosome 30, sChiPun1.3, whole genome shotgun sequence genome includes a region encoding these proteins:
- the LOC140454993 gene encoding lymphotoxin-beta-like, producing the protein MPDLEKGADGAGGRLVPVLGTVFLSLGLSVPTTALLVIYIRCGAEPEQPEQFHHNVSLRKGFLGRIHESDEHWELGDSEKPAAHLIGIYHQSLKDSSDAHSHHTLEWESVRGLAFTRDSVRYLGRSLVIPKRGLYYVYCQVGFRGSECKNHPVTLYNRVYRKHDSYPEPLLLLSGTETVCGKNHNKGTWYTTLGQGAVVQLERDHQLFVNVSNPHLVDYLDGKTFFGVIKI; encoded by the exons ATGCCTGACTTGGAGAAGGGAGCGGACGGAGCTGGCGGCCGCCTGGTCCCTGTACTCGGCACCGTCTTCCTGAGCCTGGGGCTGTCAGTGCCCACCACAGCCCTGCTCGTCATCTACATCCGATGTGGAGCCGAGCCAGAGCAGCCCGAgcag TTTCACCACAATGTGTCCCTGAGGAAAGGTTTTTTGG GGAGAATACACGAGAGTGATGAACACTGGGAGCTGGGTGACAGCGAGAAGCCGGCTGCCCATTTGATTG GAATCTATCACCAGTCTCTCAAGGACAGTTCCGACGCTCACTCTCACCACACGTTGGAGTGGGAGTCGGTCAGGGGTTTGGCCTTTACCAGGGACTCAGTGCGTTACCTTGGCCGATCGCTGGTCATTCCCAAGCGTGGGCTGTACTACGTTTACTGCCAGGTGGGCTTCCGCGGCAGTGAGTGTAAGAACCACCCAGTGACCCTGTACAACCGGGTGTACCGCAAACACGACTCTTACCCCGAGCCCCTGCTCCTGCTGAGTGGCACCGAGACTGTGTGTGGTAAGAACCATAACAAGGGCACCTGGTACACCACCCTGGGCCAGGGGGCAGTGGTGCAACTGGAAAGGGACCACCAGCTCTTTGTGAATGTCAGCAACCCCCATCTGGTGGACTACCTGGACGGAAAGACTTTCTTCGGTGTCATCAAAATCTGA